One Globicephala melas chromosome 9, mGloMel1.2, whole genome shotgun sequence genomic window, CACTTGCTGGCGTCCCCAGTGGGCAGGGCGTGGATGCGGAAGGGCGAGTAGGGGATCTCATCGCCGCCATACTTGATGGTGATGGTGTACCGGCCACTCATGTCCGGGAGGTAGGACACGGTGTACGTGCCATCCCCATTGTCTCGGATGTTGGCCTTCTTGGGCTTACCCTCAGGGTCCTGGGGGAGGAACAGAGGTCAAGGCCAGCCTGTGCCCAGAGCCTCAGCTGAGAGGGGGGCGGCACATGGACTCACCAGGATCTGGACAGTGAGCAAGCCCTCCCCAGCATCCCGGGCATCGATGGTGAACTCCACAGGCAGGCTGGCAGGGATGCCAGAGGCATTGAGCCCGGGGCCACTGGCCCGCACCTTGCTGGCATCGTGGGCTGgaagcaccttgatcttgaaggGGCTTGAGGGGCAGAAGGGATGGACAGTTGGCTCAAGCTCTGGGGCAAAGGGAATCCCTTCTCGTTTGGGGCCTGGAGTCCTCCCCACATTCATGAGCAGGGGAGATGACTCCTGGCAGGGAGGAGGGACCAGGTCACAGCCTGAGTCTGGGGGAGGGTCACACAGCTGTGCCCCTGACAAAGCCTGAGCATTTCTTCTCCATTCTCCAGGAAGATGCCGTGAATTGTTTAAAGAGGAGGATGCAGGAGGCTGCCCTCTCGCACCTTTTTGTAGCTACATGGTGCCTTTTCCCAAGGCActaattttgtaaattttgtatcTACATGGAGGGACAGCCCAGCCAGAGGAGAGCCCCTGGGGCTGTGCCACCTCCAGGGTGGAGACAGGCAGGGGGCCCTGAGGAAGAGCGGGATGGGGCAGCAGAGATGGGATGAGGCGAAGACAAGTAGGAGGGGTGTTTCCAGGGCCCTGCAGTGGCCCTGCAGGTGCGGCCCTGGTGGGAGCTCCCCAGAGCTCAGCACAGCACAGGAGCCCAAAGCTGGGCCTCACCTGCGTGGCACCTCCTGGTCGGCATACTTGACAGCGACTGTGTAGGGCCCGTCGGTGGCTGGGGTGTAGTGCACGGTATGGGTGCCATCTCCATTGTCACGCACCTCCACAGGCTCAGCCACACCTGGGCAAGGGGAGCAGGGTCAGCAAAGCCTCTTGGCATCACTTCTgcctccctccaccctgccccagACATTCCATACCTGTGGGGCTCAGCACGGCCACCTGCAGGGCGGCCCGGCCAGCTTGGCTGCAGTCCACCTTGAAGGTCTGGGGTACCCGGGCCCTGACACCGgctcccagccctgggccagaGCACTTCACCTTCCCAGGGTCCACCACATCCTTCACTGGCACCCGGAATGGACTCCCTGCAAGGAGAGGGACATCAGCGCCTACCCACCTGCCCAGGAGGGTCTACCTGACACCGACGAACGAGGAGGAGGACGACGCCTTCCTTGCCTTTGAAATGCCCCAGGGAGACCAGACCAAATGTGCAAACGCTTAGAGACTTGCTAAGAAAATGTAAACAAGGAAAATAAGCTTGGCTGCTTGGCTACGGACTGCGGCTGGGCAAATCCACTTATTTAGGCCACAAGCCTGGAAGAAGGCCTtcctaaattaataaaatgttaaaagtggaGTATCTGTAACAAAATGCATTTTTGCCAGCGTGAAATTAGATAAGGAAGAGAAATGTCCAATTTCAGCAGGCCCGAGTTATGTGATAATTGAAGACATAAccccgccctccccacccctacccctgcccGGAGTAACTCGGCCATGCAGGAGGGCAGGGGGGTTCCTTGCTTTGCAGACAGTGAGAGGGAGAGGGTGTGAGAGGCTGTCCTTGCTGAGCCAGCGACAGAGGCTTGCACTGTGTCTGAGTGACCGAACCCACGAGGTCTGGCGCTCCAGACAAAGGGCCAAGACACCAGTGCTGGACCTCTGGGAACGAACTGCACGCACCGCCCTGCCTCTTGGCCGTGACCGCAGCGCCTGCCTGCTCCACGTCCTCCCTGCCGGCTGGGCTCGGGGCTTTCCTGCTCTAGGGATGAGTCCCCACACCCGACTTCCTTCCAGTTTCTGTCTCGCTGAGCAGGCCTCCTGCTGCCCTCCCTGAGTCCCACCCACCCCGTGCACACCTGGGATGGGCCGGCCCCCGAAGGTGATGTTGACGTCATAGTCTCCAGGGGTGAAAGGGATGTACTCCACGGTGCAACTACCATCCTTGTTGTCCTTGCAGGACATCTTGGCTTCCGACGGGCCCTCGATGGCTAGGCCTAGGCCCCCAGTGCCAGCTCCCCTACAAGATGACACCCCTATATCAGCTCCGCTAGGGCCAGTGAGTGGGGATGGAGAAGCTGAatgggggctgggggcccagcTGAGAAGGGACCAGCTACAGGGGTTCAGACACTGGGGGAGGTTTGCACCCTTGACAGGGGATAGGCTGGGGATGAGGCACACACAGAAGGGTGAAGGGGGAGGCCAGGTGGCTGGGATCAGGGTCAAGGTtaggaaaggcagagggaggaataccTCGTTTCCACAGTGAAGCGGTTAGCCTTGTTGACCAAGCCACCCTCCAGGCCTGGCCCAAAGGCCCGGACGCGAGTGGGGTCACAGCCCTCAGTCACGCCCACTCGGAAGGGGCTCTTGGGCACAGCTACGTCATCATACAGCACCTCCACCAAATGCACTCCTGGAAGCCAGCCACACGGTGCAAGTCAGGGTGTGCGAGGCCCCTACCTCCCCAACCCCCGAAAATGCCGGCATCAGATCCCCACCGTCCCCGCTCAGCCCAGCCCCTCACCCTCTTCGTAGGCCGTGTACTGCACTCGGTAGGTGCCATCCCCGTTGTCTGTCAGGTAGGTATCCGTCTTAGCGCCCGAGGGGTTGAGCACGCGAGCCGTCACGTGGTTCCCACCCGTGGCTGTCAAGGATCTTGCGTCCACAGTGAACTCAGTGGTCACCTCACGCAGGACACCTGGCTCCCAGGAGACGAGAGCTCAGCATAGGTTGGGGGCAGCCTTCCCACAACTGCTCACCCCAGcgcgccctccctcccccactctgaggcctctcctcctccccacctgcTGCTCCCCAGCCTGAGCCCTGCCCCGCTCGGCCCTGCGAGCTGAGCTCCGAGCTCTGGGCCCCGCCTCCCACTGCCCCTGCCTTCGCTCCCCTCACCACATACTGACACTCTGTTCACCTGAGTCTCCCCACCAGGCTGTGCGCCCCTTGAGGGCGGGTCTGGGTCTTAGGTTCCTCTGCACACCTCGCCGTGCCTAGCCCAGGGTCTGGCCCCCAGCAGATGGTAACTCACAGTCACCGAGCTGAGCTGAACTGTCTCCTGACTCTTGTCACCCTCAACCCCAAAGCTTTCCCTCTGTACCATGGAGAGCAAGGTTCTTAGCTTTCTCAGATCAGCTGATGCAAGTTGCGAATCTCCCCAGGAAAATGCAATTTTGCCACAAGACCGGAGGTGAAGCTCCGCGTCCTGCCTTTGGCTCAGGCGCCTTCTTCTGGGGTATCTGAGCCCTAAAGACTCAGCGCTGCCCCAaagccctcccttccccccccacaAGCCCTCAGCcccgcttccctccctccctgactgGCGATGCGACCAGCTCCAGGCTCCTCTCTCACTCACCGTGGGGCTCAACACCGGGTCCCGAGACCTTGACTCCACTGGTGTCGACAGCGGGCTGCACATGGACGCGGGTGGGGAATTTGGGTACGGGGTGCCCGCCATACTTGATGGTAATGGTGTAGGTGCCGGGGAAGGCGGGGCTGTAGGTGATGTGGTAGGTGCCGTCGGCATTGTTGTGGATCAGCACCTCGGCCTTGACGCCGGCGTCCGACAGGATCTCAATGGTCAGCTCAGCCTCGCCCGCCTCCGAGCAGTCCACAGTGAAGGTGGCTGCCTCGCCAGCCTTGCCGCGCTCCAGGCCTGGGCCACTGGCCCGCACCTTGCTCGGGTCGAACACGGGCCGGATGGTAGCCTTGAAGGGCGAGCCGGGGATGTGGGCTTCGGCAAACAGGATGTTGATGGTGTACTCGCCCGGCTCCGTGGGCAGGTAGCTGACAGCACACGAGCCATCGCCATTGTCCTGGCACTCGATCTTGGCCTCGCAGGGGCCCTCCACGGTCAGCCCCAGGCCACCCGTGCCCGCCCCCTTGGTGTCGATGGAGAAGGGCGCTGGCGTGCCTACCAGCCCGCCCTTGAGACCAGGGCCGTAAGCACAGACCTAAAAGAAGGAACAGGTGTGTGGATTACCTACACCTGACCTCGCCCACGAGGCCTTCGTGGCTCTCAAATCAGCTAAGCGCTTTCAATTGTAGCAGCTACCACAGGCTGAGTCCTTATAACAATTCCAGGCGAGGAAACGCAggtagagagattaaataatttgtcgCAGCTGGTGGACCTGGGATTGAAGCCCAGGTCGGATCCAAGGCCAGGCTTTTAATAGCTGAGCTGTCTCGATATAAGCTTttatatgtaggatggataaacaacaaggttctactgtatagcacagagcactatattcaataacctgtgacagggacttccctgtccatccagtggttaggacactgtgcttccactgcagggggcacaggtttgatccctggtcggggacctaagatcccacatgctgctcagtgcagccaaaaaaaaaaaaaaaatcctacgaccaaccataatggaaaagaacattaaaaaaaagtatgtacatacatgtataactgaatcactttgttgtacagcagtaatgaacacaacattataaatcaactatacttcaataaaaatacaaaaatcaaaaccaaaaaaacactaaGCAGTCTCAAAGGCAGGTCCTGAGGTGGGGGACTGCCTCGGCCCTGGGTCCCCGGCTATGCTCACTCCAGGACGTAAGGCCCTCTGGCCTCTGCCCCTGTGACTTACCCATCTTCGCTAGAAGCCCCCAACTCCCAGCTCCCACCAGCCCCTACTTCCTCACCTTGGAGGGGTCAGGGGGCAGGACACCCTCCACGGCGAAGGGGCTGCCAGGCACCGGGTGACCATCGTAGGTGATATCCACCTTGTAGGGCCCCTCCTCAGGGGGCATGTAGCGCACAGCCTGGGCTTCAGCTCCACCCCCAGGCTCCAGCTTGCAGGGGATGGGTCGTCGGGAGGGTGAGGTCATCCGCACGTCCAGCTGGCCCTGACCGCCAGCCCCTCGTGTGTTCACAGAAAATGCCTGTTCTTGTCCCACAGCCACCTCTGTGTAGACGGCAAGGGACACCGTGAGCAGAGACTGCAACCCACTGCCCCCCCCCAGCTCTCCTCACTCCCAGGGCAGCTCTTGCCCCACTTACTGCTGTTGAGGCCTTGAACTTTGACTTTGCTGAGGTCCAGCGGGGGTGCCACATTCACCACAAAGGGGCTCTTGGGGACAGGGTCTCCACCATAGGTCACTGTCACTGCCATGTTGCCCTATTGGGTACAACAGGAGGTCAGAACTGGGTGGCTTGGCACAGCCTGGCGACATGCCTTTGGCCGATGTGGACCAGAGGCTCAGAGATCCACAGCGAGAGAGGATGGAAGGCAGGAAAGGGCAAGATCTGGGAGGCTACATGCAGAGCGGGCCCTGTGAGACTGAAGGAAGGAGACCCACGACCCCATAGCCGGGACGGGTGGAGCACGGAGGGGGCGGACACACCTGCTGCACGGCCGTGTACTTGACAGTGTAGGAGTAGTCGTGGTTGTCGATGATTTCAAAGTCTCGCACAGCTTCTCCCTTGGCAGCCCCGGCAAAGTGCACGTCCAGCTTGGCCTTGCCGGCTCCCTTGGTCAGCACCGTGAAGTGAGTGGGCTTCCCAACTTCCACACCTGGGGAGTCACCCCGAGATGGTGGTGAGGGGCTGGCGgccacccagccccacccccaccccagcccagccccgactCAGACACCTACCTGTGCGGTTCAGCCCAGGGCCCTCAGCCTTGACCTTGCTGGCATCATGGGATGGGTCCACCTTGATATGGAAGGGGCTGGCAGGGATCTCCTGGAGGGAGAAAAAGCTTGGTCAGGGTGGACACGAGCAGTCTCTGAAAAAGTGCCCTTTGTTTCCTCTGAGGCACGCTGCCTACACATAGGAAGTGCACAGTCAACGGCTGTAGAATTGTCCCCAAACGACTGCCTCTTAAGCTGCTGACTGAGATGTGGGCcggggcagggtggggtgtgCAGCCACCCGTGACAACCAAAACCCAAGCGTAGGGTACCTGGTTGGCAAACAACACCATGATGGTGTAGCGGCCGGCCCCTGGAGGTGTGTACTTGACTGTGAAGGTGTCATTGTCATTCTTGATGATGTCAAAGTCGATGTCAGCCTCTGCAGGGCCCACCACGCCGGGGGCACACTTGATGCCAATGCTTACATCGCCTGAGAGGAGGCAGGCACGAGGCCATGAGCGGGGGGCTCAACGACCTCCTGCACTTGACCAGTCCCCCTACAGCTGGGACCAGGTGGAGGGTACCAGCGCCTCCCACCCAGACCCTGCCcggccccgcccagccccgccccactcCCTGGTCCTCAGGGCACCTTGCCCCGCCTCGCTGCAGTCCACCGTGAAGTAGGTGGGCTCATTAGCCTTGAGGCCTGTCTTCTCCACGCCGGGGCCGTACACCTTCACCCGCTCGGGGTGACTGCCCTCTCCCACGTTTACCTGTGGGGAAGAGTCGATGGTCAGCACGGTGCCCCTTCCTCAAGGTCTATCCCTTTCCCCAGCACTTCTGAGCCCAGCCTTAGCAGGACCAGTTTTAGCATCTTCGCAGGGGCCTTGAGGTGGGGAGCGATGACAGGGCCCAGGGACAGCCAACATCTCCTGCGTGAGGCTCCGCCCTCCCTCTGAGGCCCCTGGCAGTGGGCATGGGGCAGGGAGCAAAGGACATACCCGGAAGGGGCTCTTGGGGACGTTGACGCCTCCCCAGGAGATGATGATGGTGTGTTTAATAGGCTTGGTGGGCACGTAGGAGCAGCGGAAGGTACCATCGCCGTTGGGGATGACCTTGATGTCAATGGGGCAGCCCTCTGCGTCCTGTGGGCGTCACCCAAAGCAAGGTTCTTGGAGTGCCCCGGACTCCTAGAGCACCAGCGCCCTCTGCTGGCCGTGGGCCATCCTCCTTACCCACCGCCAACCCACTCACAGGCCCCGCCCAGCCACAGACCTCAGACCGGGAGAGCCTAGTGCCACAAGCTCTGGTGGCCAGGGCGCACCCTGGGAACAGGGAGGCCAGGCTCTAGACCATCTGCGTGGCCTGGTCTCCCAGCCTAGGTCTCTGAAATGTGTTGTCAGGGGAAACGCTCAGCTAAATCAATGTTcctaaaattgaataaataaccttttaaagaagaaatcatcCTCTTGGACCCAAGAACATATTCGTTAACCTCTAGGGGTCAGTGGACACCACTGTGAGAAACCAATGTCTTAGTCAAATCATCTTTCAATTGCAAATTATTAgtacaaaaatatacatttggtaaaatatgtttttaagattatcatcaataagaaaacacaaaactttaaatttttcacaGTTCTAATGGATCCACGAGAATCAGTCCTGTGATGCCTGGAGGCCCCTGTCTCTAActtgcccccaccccccccccagggTCCCTGCTACAGTGGCGAGGGGCACAGAGATGGGGCAACACCCCACCTGGGCATAGAGCTTCAGGTCTCCCTTGCCAGCAGCACGGGCATCAATGGTGAACTCTGCTGGCTTGTCCACGATGCAGCCAGTGGGCTCCAGGCCGGGCCCAAAGGCCTTCACCTGCGCAGGGGCAAGACCAGAGGGCTGTGTTGGGGACTGGAGGAGGGCCTGTTCACCTTGTCCCAGGCCCGCGGGAGCTGGGACCCCCACCTTGTCCGGGAAGCAGTCGGGTGGAGCTGGCTGGATGTGGGCAATGAAGGGCGAGTCTCGAATGTCCTCATCGTCGCAGATGACGTGCACGGCGTACTCCCCTGGTTCTGTGGGCCAGTACCGCACGTCGCAGGAGCCATCTCCCTTGTCATCACACTCAATCTTGGCCTGTGAAGGGCCCTCAATGGAGAAGCCTAGATGAAAGATGGGGAGGGTCAGAGGGTACAAGAAGCAACTTGGATACTCAGGCAGGTCCCCGGGGCATTGCTCTCCCGGCGTCACCACCCTGATCACCCACGTCCCATCTCCCAGTCTCATCTCGACACTCGCTAGCACTCCCACCTCCTGACCCCAGTCACCCCCCAGTGTCCTTCCATCACACCActccccccacttcccacctGTCACCACCCCAGCCACTTACCCAGCGTCCCCACCTCTGTGCCAATGGCCTCCACCACAAAGTCAGCTGACTTGCCCACCTGGCCAGTTTCCAAGCCGGGACCCCAGGCCCGCACCTTCTGCACTCCTGCCTCTGGGCTCACCTGCACCTCAAAGGGGCTGGGCAAAGAGGGAGCTGGTGTCCATGCCGGGAGCTGCCCCCACCAGAGGTACTcgtccccctcccttccctcagagtcccaggcagcccgcctccctctcccaccctctgagGGCCCAGACCTGGAGGCACGGGGGCCGCATGGTGCTTACCTGCGGGGAATGGCATAGCCGCCCCATGTGATGGTCACCACGTACTTGCCAGGCACCACGGGGTAGTACTCGCACTCGAACACACCGTCCCCAGCCTCCCGCACCTTCACCGGCTCCTCTGTGCCTTCTGAGGAGGTGTGGGAAGTGGAGGGTCAATGCTCTGCGAGTCCCAGCTGCTCAGTCCCCTCCGGGACCCCTGGGACCCAGGTCCAGCCTGAGGACACTGCTGCTGGTAGGCACTGTGTAACAGCCCAGGGCAGCACACCGGCGAGAGCAGCATTCCCAGCTTGCACACTGGGAGACTGAGGCAGAGGTCAGACAATGTGCCTAAGGTCCCAGGGAGCCTCCGGTCAGCGTCTCTTTGGAGCCCCCTGGGGGGGCGTGGTGCTGACCATCACTGCCCTCAGGGGCTCAGAACCACTGGCTGTATTTCCCCCCCTGTGCCCCGACTCCCACCACGGCCCCCTGGCACTCACTTGGTCCCTTGACTGTGACCTTGAGCTCCCCGCTGCCAGCACCCTTGGTGAACACCTTGAAGTCAGCCACCTCTTTGACACGCACGCCCTTGGGCTGCAGGCCCCGCCCAGAGGCGCGGCAGGCGTTGGGGTTACaggctgagagagagaagagaggtgaggctgggggcGCCGAGGGGCCCTAGACAGAGCCTCAGCCCTCACCTCTCATCCCCCACCTCCCTGTGCACAGTCCTCCTGACGCCCCCCAGGCACAGGCCATGGCCTCATGCAACCCTCCCCCGTGCTCCCTGGTGCCCCCGACACAACCATGGCTGCCGAGACCATGCTGGGCAGGGAGCTGGCCACGGTGCCCCCAGCCCCCCTCATCAGGCTGCTCACAAGAAACCCTCCCCACCAGGCTCCTTGGAGTCAGTGTCGCTTGGGACACAGGCAGGGCAGAGCCTGAGCAGAGACTGGAGCaaagagagacagggaaggaccTTTCACCTACCCCAAGGCCACCCACCTAGAGCCATCTGAGCCTTCTCAGAGCCACCATAGCAGCTTTAGGAACTAAGTCATGCCACAAAACACTCAGCAACACCATGGAACAAGAGATATGCATATAACCGGAAGCCTGCCACAGATCCCAGGCAATGCATGAAAGTCAGCCTGCCACAGAACACTGCTAGTGGCAATGAACCCAGACTTTGCTACTGAACACAGGCCGAAGAACAGTGATCTCAGCCTGCCACGGAACCCATAAAATGGCATGGAACCCACGGGCTGCCACCAAACAAGCAACGACATATAATCCAGGCCTGCCACGGAACACAGACAATGGCAGAGAATCCGGGTACTGCCACAGAACAGGCAACGGCACGGAACCCGGAGCCTGCCATGGAACACAGGCGATGGCACAGAACGGAGGTCTCATATCACGGAAATCATCAGGCAAGTGGCAAAGAAACTAGATCTGCCACAGAACATAGGCAAAGGCGCAGAACTTGGGGCCTGTCACAGAATGCCACAGAAGGGGGGGGCGATTCCACACCGCTTGGGCCATGCCATACAGCACAGGTGAGGCCAGTCAGCTATGGCCATGCCCGGCCCCGCCTCCACTGGAGTGTACTAACGTGGCGCCACTCTCCTGGCCTGGTGGACGATGGGCACGGAGGGGGTGAGCGGCGGCAGGGGCTCTGAATGGCAAAGAGAGAACCAAGTGGGGGGTCACTGCTTGAGGGCCTGGCGTACAGGTGCTCACGTAAATGCCCCCCACCCACGTGGCCCTGTCGCTTCCCCCTCAACCCTTCCACAGTGGTCCCTGTCTGGTATCCTTCACTGTGGCCTCCTGAGCCTCCTTGGGGGCAGGGGATGGACAGACGAGCTCTCGAGAACCCCACCCCTTGGCttgctcttctgcccattttaagcCTTCAGATGGCTCCCCACCCGCCCCTGGAGGTAGTGCATCATTTCCCGTAAATCCTCAGCGCGGAATTCGGTGGCAACGCTCTCTGTGTCCTGGCGTCGGGGAGGGGATCATGCGGATGGGTGGAGGGCCTTTACCTTCTGCCACGTGGACAGGGAAAGGGCTGCGGGTGATGGGGGCACCGGCGAAGGCCACGTGCACCGTGTGGGGTCCCTCCATCACAGGCCTGTACGTGCAGCGGAACGTGCTGTCGCCCTTGTCCTCCAGGGCCACCTCCACTGTGTCTCGCCGGCCCTGCGGGTCCACGATCACCACGGCAACATCACCAGTGCCGGCCCCTGTTGCGACAATGGCCATCAGCCCTCATTCTGCTTGGGGCTCCCTCACCCTGAGATCACTGCCCTCTGGCTGGGACTCTGCCCCAGGCCCCCATGCATACGCCCCACGCCCAGTCAGGGGGTGTCGGGTGTAAGGGGGCCGTCCTCACCCGCGGTGTAGATGTCAAAGTAGGTGGGTTTGTTGGCCACGTTGCCCATGGGCTCCAGGCCAGGACCACGGGCTGACACCTTGTTGGCATCCCCCAGGGCCATGCCCACGTTCACCTCGAAGGGGCTGCGTTCGATGTTCTGGCCAGCAAAGAGCACGGTCACCTGGGGGTCAGAGGCCAAAGGTAAGCTTTTAGAGAAGAGCAGCTCTGAGAGGGGGTGGAGGAGCAGAGCAGAGCCAAGGAGGGTGGGAGGCGGGTGGCCAGTGcacgggggtggggcggggtgcgAGCTGAGACAGGGGTCCATTCAGCAGAGCCAAGGATGTGAATGGAATGGGgaagacgggggcggggggggcctaCAGGGAGATACCTTGTGCAAGCCGGCGACCTTGGGCACGTAGGAGACAGCGTAGGTGCGGTCCTTGTCGTTGTTGGGAACCACCTTTGCCTATTGGGAAGGGAAAAGATTGGCAGTTAGAGCccctcctgagcccacagctccTGCAGCCCCCATGGTGAGGCGTCCCCCATCTCCAGCATAGAGGGTAGTTCTGGCAGCCATCTCCAGGCCACTCCAGTTGTTGGCCTGCGGTCCCTGTCCAACCCCCAATGGCCTCTCCATACCTCCTCGGTGTGGCCCTCGGGGTCCTCAATGTAGACCAGCACCTCGCCCACGCCAGCATCCACTGTCTGCACGGTGAAGTGCGCGGGCTGCAGCACGGTGTTGCCCTGGGGCTCAATGCCTGAGGGGCGGAAGGCAGAGCCAGAGAGTTTAGGGAGATCCATCCTAGCCTGTGCCCAGCTGCCCGGGGAGGGCTGTTAGGGCTCAGTACATACCAGGTCCGTAGGCAATGGCCTTCTTGGGGTTCAGCTGCTTGGAGCGAACAGGGGCACCAGGTTTGAGTTTGGCCTTGGGGAACTGGGACAGGTAGGTCATGACAGAATGCTCATCCACGTTGGGGTCCACAATCTCCTCGGGAGCAATCACCTGCCATGAGGAGGAAGGATGTTAGAGGATGCCCTCCTTAGCCAGGAACCCCGGTTCTCACCCACATCCTGACCAGGTACCCTTATAGACCCAACTCCACCCTTGGCCCTCTGGCCCCTTTACTCTCCCACCGCCCCGTCTGCCAGTGTACCTGGGGCACCCCGAGCCAGTCATCCGCCTGCTGCATGGCCTCCCGGGCGTTCTCCACAGGCTGGTTAGGGTCCCAGGCCTCCCAGTCAGGACAGAGGCCTGGATAGATGGCGGAGGGAGGCGATGACTAGGGGAAGCAGTCAGCCAGCATACAGAGCATTTGCTCATCCAACACCCTCACGGGCTGTGGGTTCACACTCCCTCCCATGCAGCCCTAGGCCCCTGATCAGCCAGGTTCCTGCTGACCCCCAATGTTATAGCCCATCAGCTGGGATGCCCATCGCTGTTTAGAGGCACGGCAGCCCTTCCAAGCACCAACAATGAGGGCTTTCTGCCCCGGCTGACGCAGCCTGGCACCAGCCCTGCCAGCCGGCCTCCTGCCTACCAGGCCCCAGCACCGACCCTGAACACCAAACCCCTGTGAGGGCATCCCTCGCAGACCTCTCCTGCCTCATCCCAGCTGCCTCCGGGTGGGCAGTCCCCGTCCCACACATGCTTCTGACCCATCTCCTCGAAGGCCTCCTCACAGCTGCCCTGAAGTCCTAAGTCTCCAGGCACTTCCCACAACAGCCTCAGAGCATAAgactctctctcctccctgactTCCCCCTTGGGGAAATGGAGGCACTGAAGGGCCTGTTTGGAGAGGATGAGTTCTTCTCTCCAGCCACCCAGAACCCAGCCCTTCTAATGGGAGGAATGCTGAGGCGGCCACAGGTCGCTCCTGGGAAGGGGTGCAGGGGTTAGGGTGTGCTTGGTCCA contains:
- the FLNC gene encoding filamin-C isoform X1 translates to MMNNSGYSEAPGLGLGDEADDMPSTEKDLAEDAPWKKIQQNTFTRWCNEHLKCVGKRLTDLQRDLSDGLRLIALLEVLSQKRMYRKFHPRPNFRQMKLENVSVALEFLEREHIKLVSIDSKAIVDGNLKLILGLIWTLILHYSISMPMWEDEDDEDARKQTPKQRLLGWIQNKVPQLPITNFNRDWQDGKALGALVDNCAPGLCPDWEAWDPNQPVENAREAMQQADDWLGVPQVIAPEEIVDPNVDEHSVMTYLSQFPKAKLKPGAPVRSKQLNPKKAIAYGPGIEPQGNTVLQPAHFTVQTVDAGVGEVLVYIEDPEGHTEEAKVVPNNDKDRTYAVSYVPKVAGLHKVTVLFAGQNIERSPFEVNVGMALGDANKVSARGPGLEPMGNVANKPTYFDIYTAGAGTGDVAVVIVDPQGRRDTVEVALEDKGDSTFRCTYRPVMEGPHTVHVAFAGAPITRSPFPVHVAEEPLPPLTPSVPIVHQARRVAPPCNPNACRASGRGLQPKGVRVKEVADFKVFTKGAGSGELKVTVKGPKGTEEPVKVREAGDGVFECEYYPVVPGKYVVTITWGGYAIPRSPFEVQVSPEAGVQKVRAWGPGLETGQVGKSADFVVEAIGTEVGTLGFSIEGPSQAKIECDDKGDGSCDVRYWPTEPGEYAVHVICDDEDIRDSPFIAHIQPAPPDCFPDKVKAFGPGLEPTGCIVDKPAEFTIDARAAGKGDLKLYAQDAEGCPIDIKVIPNGDGTFRCSYVPTKPIKHTIIISWGGVNVPKSPFRVNVGEGSHPERVKVYGPGVEKTGLKANEPTYFTVDCSEAGQGDVSIGIKCAPGVVGPAEADIDFDIIKNDNDTFTVKYTPPGAGRYTIMVLFANQEIPASPFHIKVDPSHDASKVKAEGPGLNRTGVEVGKPTHFTVLTKGAGKAKLDVHFAGAAKGEAVRDFEIIDNHDYSYTVKYTAVQQGNMAVTVTYGGDPVPKSPFVVNVAPPLDLSKVKVQGLNSKVAVGQEQAFSVNTRGAGGQGQLDVRMTSPSRRPIPCKLEPGGGAEAQAVRYMPPEEGPYKVDITYDGHPVPGSPFAVEGVLPPDPSKVCAYGPGLKGGLVGTPAPFSIDTKGAGTGGLGLTVEGPCEAKIECQDNGDGSCAVSYLPTEPGEYTINILFAEAHIPGSPFKATIRPVFDPSKVRASGPGLERGKAGEAATFTVDCSEAGEAELTIEILSDAGVKAEVLIHNNADGTYHITYSPAFPGTYTITIKYGGHPVPKFPTRVHVQPAVDTSGVKVSGPGVEPHGVLREVTTEFTVDARSLTATGGNHVTARVLNPSGAKTDTYLTDNGDGTYRVQYTAYEEGVHLVEVLYDDVAVPKSPFRVGVTEGCDPTRVRAFGPGLEGGLVNKANRFTVETRGAGTGGLGLAIEGPSEAKMSCKDNKDGSCTVEYIPFTPGDYDVNITFGGRPIPGSPFRVPVKDVVDPGKVKCSGPGLGAGVRARVPQTFKVDCSQAGRAALQVAVLSPTGVAEPVEVRDNGDGTHTVHYTPATDGPYTVAVKYADQEVPRSPFKIKVLPAHDASKVRASGPGLNASGIPASLPVEFTIDARDAGEGLLTVQILDPEGKPKKANIRDNGDGTYTVSYLPDMSGRYTITIKYGGDEIPYSPFRIHALPTGDASKCLVTVSIGGHGLGACLGPRIQIGEETVITVDAKAAGKGKVTCTVSTPDGAELDVDVVENHDGTFDIYYTAPKPGKYVITIRFGGEHVPNSPFHVLATEEPVVPVEPMESMLRPFNLVIPFTVQKGELTGEVRMPSGKTARPSITDNKDGTITVRYAPTEKGLHQMGIKYDGNHIPGSPLQFYVDAINSRHVSAYGPGLSHGMVNKPATFTIVTKDAGEGEGSWVGAASAGVRAGPLISALPPPTGGLSLAVEGPSKAEITCKDNKDGTCTVSYLPTAPGDYSIIVRFDDKHIPGSPFTAKITGDDSMRTSQLNVGTSTDVSLKITESDLSLLTASIRAPSGNEEPCLLKRLPNRHIGISFTPKEVGEHVVSVRKSGKHVTNSPFKILVGPSEIGDASKVRVWGKGLSEGHTFQVAEFIVDTRNAGYGGLGLSIEGPSKVDINCEDMEDGTCKVTYCPTEPGTYIINIKFADKHVPGSPFTVKVTGEGRMKESITRRRQAPSIATIGSTCDLNLKIPGNWFQMVSAQERLTRTFTRSSHTYTRTERTEISKTRGGETKREVRVEESTQVGGDPFPAVFGDFLGRERLGSFGSITRQQEGEASSQDMTAQVTSPSGKTEAAEIVEGEDSAYSVRFVPQEMGPHTVTVKYRGQHVPGSPFQFTVGPLGEGGAHKVRAGGTGLERGVAGVPAEFSIWTREAGAGGLSIAVEGPSKAEIAFEDRKDGSCGVSYVVQEPGDYEVSIKFNDEHIPDSPFVVPVASLSDDARRLTVTSLQETGLKVNQPASFAVQLNGARGVIDARVHTPSGAVEECYVSELDSDKHTIRFIPHENGVHSIDVKFNGAHIPGSPFKIRVGEQSQAGDPGLVSAYGPGLEGGTTGVSSEFIVNTLNAGSGALSVTIDGPSKVQLDCRECPEGHVVTYTPMAPGNYLIAIKYGGPQHIVGSPFKAKVTGPRLSGGHSLHETSTVLVETVTKSSSSRGSSYSSIPKFSSDASKVVTRGPGLSQAFVGQKNSFTVDCSKAGTNMMMVGVHGPKTPCEEVYVKHMGNRVYNVTYTVKEKGDYILIVKWGDESVPGSPFKVNVP